A part of Chloroflexota bacterium genomic DNA contains:
- a CDS encoding tagatose-bisphosphate aldolase, whose product MTTSELRAFQRICSDSGKMLVVAMDQRNSMRAAMRNNGDQADEISNDDLGDVKCRLVEGLGNFAPALLLDPECALPKAVDTGVLSRDTALIVSLDASGYDRGDNSGLRESRVVEGVNARKVRDLGGDAGKLLVFMRPDKDDGDSFAQSLIKKTVEEFEKENVLLVVEILVYRLENETEEDYLKLKPELILNSAKLAVENGAKFLKLQYPGSGEASAKVTAAMKGVPWAVLSQGVDHEVFIEQLKAAMDNGAIGAIAGRSLWKDCVALDAEKMKADLKEKGQPRLNEILNLLG is encoded by the coding sequence ATGACAACATCAGAGCTTCGGGCATTCCAACGAATATGTTCTGACAGTGGGAAAATGCTGGTGGTTGCAATGGATCAACGCAACAGCATGCGAGCTGCTATGAGAAATAATGGTGACCAGGCAGATGAAATTTCAAATGATGACCTTGGGGATGTGAAATGCCGGTTGGTTGAAGGCCTGGGTAATTTTGCCCCTGCACTATTATTGGATCCTGAATGTGCGCTGCCCAAAGCAGTTGATACCGGTGTTTTATCCAGAGATACCGCCCTCATCGTCAGCCTGGACGCTTCCGGCTATGATCGCGGTGATAATTCCGGGTTGAGAGAATCTCGGGTTGTCGAAGGTGTCAATGCCCGAAAAGTGAGAGATTTAGGCGGTGACGCTGGTAAATTGTTGGTTTTCATGCGGCCGGACAAGGATGATGGCGATTCCTTTGCCCAGAGCCTGATTAAGAAAACTGTAGAAGAATTTGAAAAGGAAAATGTCCTGCTGGTGGTTGAGATCCTGGTTTACCGCCTGGAAAACGAGACGGAAGAGGATTATCTCAAACTCAAACCTGAATTGATCCTAAATTCAGCGAAACTGGCGGTTGAGAATGGCGCAAAATTCCTGAAATTGCAGTATCCTGGTTCTGGAGAAGCCTCTGCAAAGGTCACGGCTGCCATGAAAGGCGTGCCTTGGGCTGTGCTTTCACAGGGCGTTGACCATGAGGTCTTTATCGAACAATTGAAGGCTGCGATGGATAACGGCGCCATTGGCGCTATCGCCGGCCGGTCATTGTGGAAAGACTGTGTTGCATTGGATGCTGAGAAAATGAAGGCAGACCTTAAGGAAAAAGGCCAACCCCGCTTGAATGAGATCCTTAATCTGTTGGGCTAG
- a CDS encoding sugar ABC transporter ATP-binding protein, whose product MSAPSENEQAPVLKCVGLTKHFGGLVAVNRVSFHINPGEVVGLVGDNGAGKSTMIQMISGVYSPDEGEMYVDGKKVSFSTPLDARNAGIETIYQDLALATNLNAADNIFLGKEVSTKKLGIFPTLNKRKMQEEARNILKELDIKIPGLTRPIRELSGGQRQAVAISRSIYWNAKLLIMDEPTAALGVPEQRKVYELVNKLKERGMPIILISHNMRDVFAIADRIIVLRRGVKVADIEAHTTNDKEIVSFMVGNENE is encoded by the coding sequence ATGAGCGCTCCTTCCGAGAATGAACAGGCTCCGGTTCTCAAATGCGTTGGGCTAACCAAGCATTTTGGCGGCCTGGTGGCGGTTAACCGTGTCAGCTTCCATATCAATCCTGGCGAGGTTGTTGGACTCGTCGGTGATAATGGCGCTGGTAAATCGACTATGATCCAAATGATTTCAGGTGTCTATTCGCCGGATGAAGGCGAGATGTACGTTGATGGGAAAAAGGTCTCTTTTTCAACGCCCCTGGATGCAAGGAATGCAGGGATTGAAACTATTTATCAGGACTTGGCCCTCGCGACGAACCTGAATGCGGCGGATAATATTTTCCTGGGGAAAGAAGTATCCACGAAGAAGCTGGGTATCTTCCCTACATTAAATAAGCGAAAAATGCAGGAAGAAGCCAGAAATATTCTGAAAGAATTGGATATCAAAATCCCCGGGTTGACTCGGCCAATTAGAGAACTCTCCGGCGGTCAGCGTCAGGCAGTTGCCATTTCACGGTCCATCTATTGGAATGCAAAACTACTGATTATGGATGAGCCTACAGCAGCCCTGGGCGTTCCGGAACAAAGAAAAGTTTATGAGCTTGTCAACAAGCTGAAGGAACGGGGGATGCCAATCATCCTTATTAGCCACAACATGCGCGATGTCTTCGCAATCGCAGACCGGATCATTGTTTTGCGGCGCGGCGTCAAGGTGGCGGATATTGAAGCGCACACAACCAATGATAAGGAAATTGTGTCGTTTATGGTTGGCAACGAGAACGAATAG
- a CDS encoding ABC transporter permease has product MKLFKKSNESSSAISSPQDQKQGVESGSYVAKSGIGSKTLLLIGKYWVLVFLVLLLTGFSFAPGFLSLDNFQAVLANNAMLLVLAIGQTLVIITGGIDLSTGWVMGLASVVASLVMRQFALDANLIYVIATGFFTAAIIGILAGLVNGVVISKLKVPPFIATLGMYGIARGLGYILSGGPPVSINFPDVGHFANGYLIYIHPTAGFSFFNLPEGLTGMDLRNTIKLIPFLIIYFVIIILISHWVLSKTKFGQHVYAVGGNVRAALRAGIPVNKILQKVYIFSGLMAGIAGFFYVMRYSGGVAAAGDALNLNSVAAVVVGGASLLGGEGTLIGTLLGTLIIAFIQNGLIIVGIDPFYQYVAVGVIIIFAVIIDQLKKQAVK; this is encoded by the coding sequence ATGAAATTATTTAAGAAGAGTAATGAATCATCATCAGCGATTTCCTCACCACAGGATCAGAAGCAGGGTGTGGAATCCGGCAGCTATGTTGCGAAATCGGGCATTGGATCGAAGACGCTTCTTCTCATCGGTAAATATTGGGTACTTGTTTTTCTGGTTCTGCTTCTGACTGGGTTTTCTTTTGCCCCAGGCTTTCTGAGCCTGGATAACTTTCAAGCAGTTCTTGCCAATAATGCCATGCTTTTGGTCCTGGCGATTGGGCAGACATTAGTCATTATTACCGGGGGGATTGACCTCTCGACAGGTTGGGTGATGGGCTTGGCCAGCGTTGTTGCTTCACTGGTGATGCGCCAGTTCGCTTTGGATGCCAACCTGATTTACGTGATTGCGACAGGCTTTTTTACGGCGGCTATCATTGGGATCCTGGCCGGTTTGGTCAATGGGGTCGTCATCTCGAAACTTAAAGTACCGCCATTTATTGCGACATTGGGTATGTACGGCATTGCGAGAGGGCTTGGTTATATCCTCTCCGGTGGGCCACCCGTGAGCATCAATTTCCCTGATGTGGGTCATTTTGCCAACGGTTATCTGATCTATATCCATCCTACCGCAGGCTTTTCGTTCTTTAATCTTCCTGAAGGATTGACCGGGATGGATCTGAGAAACACCATCAAGCTGATCCCATTCCTGATCATCTACTTTGTGATCATCATCCTGATTTCCCACTGGGTGCTCTCCAAAACAAAATTTGGTCAGCATGTTTATGCTGTGGGTGGGAATGTGCGGGCTGCATTACGGGCAGGCATTCCCGTCAATAAAATTTTGCAGAAGGTCTACATCTTCTCCGGGCTGATGGCCGGTATCGCTGGTTTCTTTTATGTCATGCGCTATTCAGGCGGTGTTGCCGCAGCGGGAGATGCGCTCAACCTGAACTCGGTGGCTGCCGTGGTCGTGGGCGGCGCGTCCCTGTTAGGTGGCGAAGGGACCTTGATTGGCACCCTCCTGGGGACCCTGATCATTGCCTTCATTCAAAACGGGCTGATCATTGTTGGCATCGATCCCTTCTATCAATATGTGGCGGTTGGGGTGATCATCATATTCGCGGTCATTATTGACCAATTAAAGAAGCAGGCGGTCAAATGA
- a CDS encoding substrate-binding domain-containing protein — protein MKKSLLVVSVLLVIFSMLVAGCQSAAEPTDAVVDETEAAVVEETEEVEEAVNPEDLTIALVYGIQGDAFYITMEKGARAKAEELGVNFIADGPSKWDPAVQTPIIDAMLARGIDALIAVPNDPQAMIAPLQRAYESGIPVITTDQYIGDGDYANGSVTFPYSVIASDNYEGGKIACEALIEEIGGEGSIYILTSTANVPSDIARRDGCIAAIDAVDTVTLAGVDYTESSAPIATTQTQAMLEKEPELSAIFGANLFSAQGAAAAIKSAGLEGIVKIASFDAPEQAIVDLRNGVIDMVIAQQPALIGELAVQYAYDALMGNTDDIPARVNTPFVVITRDNVDTDEAQNAIYKSE, from the coding sequence ATGAAAAAGAGTTTGTTGGTTGTTAGTGTTTTACTTGTCATCTTCTCGATGTTGGTAGCTGGCTGCCAGTCTGCTGCTGAACCCACCGATGCGGTTGTCGATGAGACCGAAGCGGCTGTCGTTGAAGAAACCGAAGAGGTTGAAGAAGCTGTGAATCCCGAAGACCTGACCATTGCATTGGTCTATGGTATTCAGGGCGATGCCTTCTATATCACCATGGAAAAAGGCGCCCGGGCGAAAGCTGAAGAATTGGGCGTGAACTTTATCGCTGATGGCCCCTCAAAATGGGATCCTGCTGTGCAGACCCCCATCATTGATGCTATGCTGGCCCGCGGTATTGATGCTCTGATCGCTGTCCCCAATGATCCTCAGGCTATGATTGCTCCCCTGCAACGGGCCTATGAATCCGGTATTCCCGTCATCACCACCGACCAATACATCGGCGATGGCGACTATGCCAATGGTTCCGTGACATTCCCCTACTCCGTGATTGCCTCTGACAACTACGAGGGCGGAAAGATCGCCTGCGAAGCTCTGATCGAAGAAATCGGTGGGGAAGGCTCCATCTATATTTTGACCTCAACCGCCAATGTTCCTTCTGACATCGCCCGCCGTGATGGTTGTATTGCCGCCATCGACGCTGTTGACACCGTGACCCTCGCTGGTGTGGACTACACCGAAAGCAGTGCCCCGATTGCAACAACCCAGACCCAGGCTATGCTGGAAAAAGAACCTGAACTAAGCGCCATCTTTGGTGCCAACCTCTTCAGTGCCCAGGGCGCTGCCGCTGCCATCAAGAGCGCCGGCCTCGAAGGTATCGTGAAGATTGCCTCCTTTGATGCTCCCGAACAGGCCATTGTTGACCTGCGCAACGGCGTGATCGACATGGTCATCGCCCAGCAACCCGCTCTGATCGGCGAACTGGCTGTACAATATGCTTATGATGCACTGATGGGCAACACGGATGACATTCCGGCACGGGTCAACACACCCTTTGTCGTCATCACCCGTGACAACGTCGATACTGATGAAGCTCAGAACGCGATCTACAAGTCAGAATAA
- a CDS encoding GntR family transcriptional regulator has protein sequence MNKIDFSSSVPYYAQLKELIKSEITDGIWRNEENLPSHSEICDLYDVSKSVVRQALRELELEGFIVQRRGKLTEILNKKISGDLLQKLSGTYQNMTRLGINPVTKVLLNEVVIAPTSVCDRLGLEPGSKAVKLHRLRFVENEPFAFMRSYVPFDLCPKIAEIDLTGKSLLEEIRREYGYEIDSSRRSIEAVLANEDEARLLEVPIGSALLLYKSVSYLKNGRGIGSTKVLFRGDRTKFEVEIGNFRD, from the coding sequence ATGAATAAAATTGATTTTTCAAGTTCTGTCCCCTACTACGCCCAATTGAAAGAACTTATTAAGTCAGAAATCACTGATGGGATTTGGCGAAACGAAGAAAACCTCCCTAGCCATTCGGAAATTTGTGACCTTTATGACGTCAGTAAGTCTGTCGTACGGCAGGCATTAAGGGAACTGGAGCTGGAGGGGTTCATTGTCCAGCGTCGCGGGAAACTCACTGAAATTCTTAACAAGAAAATTTCGGGTGATCTCCTGCAGAAATTATCCGGCACCTACCAAAACATGACCCGGTTGGGCATCAACCCCGTCACTAAAGTACTCTTAAACGAAGTGGTCATAGCGCCCACCTCCGTTTGTGACCGCCTGGGCCTGGAACCCGGCAGCAAGGCCGTCAAACTGCACCGCCTGCGTTTCGTCGAGAACGAACCCTTTGCCTTCATGCGCTCCTATGTCCCCTTTGACCTCTGCCCAAAGATTGCCGAGATCGACCTGACCGGCAAATCCCTTCTGGAAGAGATCCGCAGGGAATACGGCTATGAGATCGATTCCAGCCGCCGCTCCATTGAGGCCGTGCTCGCAAACGAAGACGAGGCACGCCTTTTGGAAGTCCCGATTGGGTCCGCCTTATTACTCTATAAATCTGTTTCCTACCTAAAGAATGGACGGGGGATTGGCTCCACCAAAGTCCTCTTCCGGGGTGACCGGACTAAATTCGAAGTTGAGATTGGGAATTTTAGGGATTAA
- the gatB gene encoding Asp-tRNA(Asn)/Glu-tRNA(Gln) amidotransferase subunit GatB — MTDYEVIIGLETHIQLNTTTKIFCSCKADSWEDEPNTNICPVCTGLPGVLPVLNEAAVEKGALLAAAMHSEIRLTSFFDRKNYFYPDLPKGYQISQFDLSLGKGGYLDLPMPDGSERKVNIEKLHLEEDAGKTKYEHGVRYVDFNRCGVPLVEMVTGPDLRSADEAAEYLIRLRQLLRWIGISEANMEKGHLRCDANVSIRPVGSMHLNTKTEIKNVNSIEAVRAAINKEVERQIEVVEAGGKIEAWTLDWDDAKGKLTKMRSKETEADYRYFREPDLLPLELTDEWRDEVVASLPELPLTRLARFMSEFDLPEYDADILTADRPISEYTEAAIKAYGGDPKVVSNWIMNEVLRMQNDLGVSADELVLKPEDLAAVIKLVEGGTINNATGKALLGKVQETGKSPVVIVEAEGLAQVSDDSALLVVIDKILAENPDEVANYRSGKEGLFGWFMGQVMRETRGKADPKASRELLQKALKG, encoded by the coding sequence ATGACCGATTATGAAGTAATTATTGGGTTAGAGACCCATATCCAACTGAACACCACTACCAAGATTTTCTGCTCCTGCAAAGCGGACTCCTGGGAGGATGAACCCAACACCAATATCTGCCCGGTCTGCACCGGGCTGCCAGGTGTGCTGCCTGTGCTGAATGAGGCTGCGGTTGAGAAGGGCGCACTGCTGGCTGCCGCCATGCACTCCGAGATCCGGCTGACCTCTTTCTTTGATCGCAAGAATTACTTCTACCCGGACCTGCCCAAGGGATACCAGATTTCCCAATTTGATCTATCGCTGGGTAAAGGCGGTTACCTCGACCTGCCGATGCCGGATGGCAGCGAGCGTAAGGTGAATATTGAAAAGCTGCATCTGGAAGAAGACGCCGGCAAGACCAAATATGAACACGGCGTGAGGTATGTGGACTTTAATCGCTGCGGCGTGCCCCTGGTGGAAATGGTCACCGGCCCGGACCTGCGCTCAGCGGATGAGGCCGCGGAATATCTGATCCGCTTGCGCCAGTTATTGCGCTGGATCGGCATCTCAGAAGCGAACATGGAAAAGGGCCACCTGCGCTGTGATGCCAACGTTTCGATCCGTCCGGTGGGCAGCATGCATCTGAACACCAAGACCGAGATCAAGAACGTGAACTCGATTGAGGCCGTGCGGGCCGCGATCAACAAGGAAGTTGAACGCCAGATCGAAGTGGTTGAAGCGGGCGGCAAAATTGAAGCCTGGACACTGGATTGGGATGATGCCAAGGGTAAGCTGACCAAGATGCGTTCAAAAGAGACCGAGGCGGATTACCGTTATTTCCGCGAACCTGATCTGCTCCCGCTGGAGCTGACCGACGAATGGCGGGATGAGGTGGTGGCCTCACTGCCGGAACTGCCGCTGACACGCCTGGCGCGGTTCATGAGCGAATTTGACCTGCCGGAATATGACGCCGACATCCTGACGGCTGACCGGCCGATCTCGGAATATACGGAGGCCGCGATTAAAGCCTATGGCGGCGACCCGAAAGTGGTCTCGAACTGGATCATGAATGAAGTTTTGCGGATGCAGAATGACCTGGGCGTGAGCGCCGATGAACTGGTGCTGAAGCCGGAAGACCTGGCGGCAGTGATCAAACTGGTCGAAGGCGGCACGATCAATAACGCTACCGGCAAGGCGCTGTTAGGTAAGGTGCAGGAGACTGGTAAGTCCCCGGTAGTCATTGTGGAAGCAGAAGGCCTGGCGCAGGTCAGCGATGATTCCGCGCTGCTGGTGGTGATTGACAAGATCCTGGCCGAGAATCCGGATGAAGTTGCCAACTATCGCAGCGGTAAGGAAGGACTGTTTGGTTGGTTCATGGGGCAGGTGATGCGGGAAACCCGCGGGAAAGCTGACCCGAAAGCAAGCCGGGAGCTGCTGCAAAAAGCGTTGAAGGGCTAA
- the gatA gene encoding Asp-tRNA(Asn)/Glu-tRNA(Gln) amidotransferase subunit GatA, with the protein MALTELTAFETAQKVKSGELSAMEVLEAALERIAAVDGQPGTLDYGELTDEDREKVHAFITLTAKTAIKQAEVVDAKVKAGEEVGPLAGVPLSVKDIFTVKGTPSTAASRILANFTAPYTATAVQRLEAAGAINLGKVNLDEFTYGSSSESSAFQPSTRNPWDTDHVPGGSSGGSTASVAAGEAMLSLGTDTAGSIRQPAAFCGVVGLKPTYGRVSRYGLIAFGSSLDCPGPVANNVRDAALMLGAMAGADPHDSTAATVLVPDYLANLGKGVKGMRIGLSPDYMQITFPDPETGDLVVQDLPEEIKSATLHAADVLAKMGAEIVEDVPMPNTAYGIPAYFVISRVEAASNLHRFDGVKYGYRTQSDYRDLKEMYRLTRAEGFGLQPKLRILMGMYVSAAQYAEQYYARALRIRSLIRSDFDAVFAPDGDYKLDALLTPTTPTTAFKMADVYGDSVLMQYADQLTVPANHAGIPGISLPGGIASDGLPIGVQFLAPDFAEETLFQAGQAFEDATADEDWRKIKPAVLR; encoded by the coding sequence ATGGCATTGACTGAATTAACTGCATTTGAAACGGCTCAAAAGGTCAAATCCGGTGAGCTCTCAGCGATGGAAGTGCTGGAAGCTGCTCTGGAGCGGATCGCCGCTGTGGACGGTCAGCCCGGCACCCTCGATTACGGTGAGCTGACCGATGAGGACCGGGAGAAGGTCCACGCGTTCATCACACTCACTGCCAAGACGGCCATCAAGCAGGCCGAAGTAGTGGATGCGAAGGTAAAAGCGGGTGAGGAAGTTGGCCCGCTGGCCGGTGTGCCGCTGTCCGTGAAGGACATCTTCACCGTCAAGGGAACACCCTCGACTGCGGCCTCCCGCATTCTGGCGAACTTTACTGCGCCCTACACGGCCACTGCTGTGCAGCGGCTGGAAGCGGCAGGAGCGATCAACCTGGGCAAGGTGAACCTGGATGAGTTCACCTATGGCTCTTCAAGCGAATCATCCGCTTTCCAACCCTCCACCCGCAACCCCTGGGACACCGATCATGTGCCCGGCGGGTCTTCCGGTGGCTCCACGGCTTCTGTGGCCGCGGGAGAGGCGATGCTCTCCCTCGGGACGGATACCGCGGGTTCGATCCGTCAACCGGCCGCTTTTTGCGGTGTGGTCGGGCTCAAACCGACCTATGGCCGTGTCTCCCGTTATGGGCTGATCGCTTTTGGCTCTTCGCTGGATTGCCCCGGCCCGGTGGCGAACAATGTACGTGATGCTGCTCTGATGCTGGGTGCTATGGCAGGCGCTGACCCGCATGACAGCACCGCCGCGACTGTGCTTGTGCCAGACTACCTGGCCAATCTGGGTAAAGGTGTGAAGGGGATGCGGATTGGGCTTTCGCCGGATTATATGCAGATCACCTTCCCGGACCCGGAAACGGGTGACCTGGTTGTGCAGGATCTGCCGGAAGAGATCAAATCCGCCACCTTGCATGCCGCAGATGTGCTGGCGAAAATGGGCGCGGAGATTGTGGAAGACGTCCCGATGCCCAATACAGCTTATGGCATCCCGGCCTATTTCGTGATCAGCCGGGTGGAAGCCGCTTCCAACCTGCACCGCTTTGACGGCGTGAAATATGGCTACCGGACCCAGAGTGATTACCGTGACCTCAAGGAGATGTACCGGCTGACCCGGGCGGAAGGTTTTGGCCTGCAGCCCAAACTGCGCATCCTGATGGGAATGTATGTCAGCGCTGCACAATATGCTGAACAATATTACGCCCGTGCGCTGCGAATCCGCAGCCTGATCCGCTCGGATTTTGACGCCGTCTTTGCACCGGATGGCGATTATAAGCTGGACGCCTTGCTCACACCCACCACGCCCACCACCGCGTTCAAGATGGCGGATGTCTACGGCGACTCGGTCCTGATGCAGTATGCTGACCAACTTACCGTACCCGCCAACCATGCCGGCATCCCCGGCATCTCGCTGCCCGGTGGGATCGCCTCGGATGGACTGCCAATCGGCGTGCAGTTCCTGGCGCCTGATTTCGCTGAAGAGACGCTCTTCCAGGCGGGACAGGCTTTTGAGGATGCTACGGCGGATGAGGATTGGCGAAAAATCAAACCCGCAGTGTTGCGGTAA
- a CDS encoding aspartyl/glutamyl-tRNA amidotransferase subunit C, with product MTDEITPELFEHLVDLAAFAFDPDEAEYLRKQLNNQLKAVHHLTSVPLPEDVPLASHGVTYTAETRTGLRADEWEPCENPDEILSQAPQVENRYIIVPDIPHTKLD from the coding sequence ATGACTGATGAAATAACCCCTGAACTTTTTGAACATCTGGTTGACCTGGCGGCTTTTGCCTTTGACCCGGACGAGGCGGAATATCTGCGCAAGCAGCTCAATAACCAATTGAAAGCGGTCCACCACCTGACCAGCGTCCCCCTGCCGGAGGACGTGCCCTTGGCCTCGCACGGCGTGACCTACACCGCTGAGACCCGCACCGGCCTGCGTGCCGATGAATGGGAACCCTGTGAGAACCCGGATGAGATCCTGTCTCAGGCGCCTCAGGTCGAGAACCGCTACATTATCGTCCCGGATATTCCCCATACGAAACTGGACTGA
- a CDS encoding class I SAM-dependent methyltransferase produces MSNIILRPNAAPVYRFLSTILSRDLAPGKILDCGAGGPLPPLAIFAQQGFDCWGIDISDQQLEKAKSYAEEQDLTIHLQKGDMRRMPFENADFDFVYEHFAMCHMSKADTAQSIREMHRVLKPGGLCFLGFISDECFPKSGFGVEQAPGEYYGQEGDKMTLHSMFSVPEAEGLLTDWKILSKQKWTSYQLDEESQYVHLYYILQKA; encoded by the coding sequence ATGTCAAATATCATCCTGCGCCCTAACGCTGCACCTGTTTACCGATTCCTGAGCACCATCCTGTCGCGTGATCTTGCCCCCGGCAAGATTTTGGATTGCGGCGCAGGTGGCCCGCTGCCACCCCTGGCGATTTTCGCCCAGCAGGGTTTTGATTGCTGGGGCATCGACATCTCGGACCAGCAGCTCGAAAAGGCCAAATCCTATGCCGAAGAGCAGGATTTGACAATCCACCTCCAAAAAGGCGATATGCGCCGGATGCCCTTTGAGAACGCAGATTTTGATTTCGTCTATGAACATTTCGCCATGTGCCACATGAGCAAAGCAGACACCGCCCAATCCATCCGGGAGATGCACCGGGTGTTGAAGCCGGGTGGGTTGTGCTTCCTGGGCTTCATCTCCGATGAATGCTTCCCCAAGAGCGGCTTCGGGGTCGAACAGGCCCCAGGCGAGTATTATGGACAGGAAGGCGACAAGATGACCCTGCACAGCATGTTTTCCGTACCGGAGGCTGAGGGGTTGCTGACCGATTGGAAAATCCTCTCCAAGCAGAAATGGACCTCGTATCAATTAGACGAAGAATCGCAGTATGTGCATCTATACTACATATTGCAGAAAGCCTGA
- a CDS encoding glycosyltransferase family 39 protein produces the protein MSDSPTSPVSTKSASSRLAVWLFLLGIAVYLLTRLIGLADFPIYFFTDEAIQTQQATDLVSRGFRDGAGVFLPTYFENGGQFNLSLSVYAQLIPTLIFGKHVWVTRGTAVLLTLVAAASLGLTFKDAFKSRTWWLAPLLLAAVPAWFLHSRTAFETTLMVSFYAAFLAFYLRYRSDHPEFLYPALIAGALAFYSYSPGQVIVVVTGLMLLAADARYHWQHRKAALKGLALIILLALPYLRFTLTEGGAQFQHLTLLNSYWVKPFSFWEKIGMYFVRYLKGLNPFYWFWPNPSLIERIWPGVTLPTWLFSTQFDLARHTMFGYGHIFWATFPFWLAGLIRCIRRFRDPAHRTLILATLAAPSGAALVDWGITRGLVFIIPATLMIALGLEMAATWLRSKWLRLSRTLIWLAVFAVLTGFSFWMMTDALTNGPTWTDNYGLDGMQYGARQVFPRAAEIAKSEADTTVYVSSTWANGSDVLLRYFADGIPNLQMGNINAWALDYRPLDDSILFVMTEDDLDFIYSCGKFTDINIEETLAYPDGSPGFYFVRLAYVPEILDILAQEREARQALITTEMLLDGRQVTVAHSALDTNEIAHAFDGDPTTLIRTLEANPLKIVLSYPEPVQLQSATLLIGGPPTRVTVAAYLAGDQVASQTQEVGQSPVTRELTLTFDEQVTVDEIQIEVLSVYDGEIAHVHLWEITLK, from the coding sequence ATGTCCGATAGCCCAACCTCACCCGTGAGCACTAAGAGCGCCAGCAGCCGCTTGGCCGTCTGGTTGTTCCTGCTGGGGATCGCGGTCTATCTGCTCACCCGGTTGATCGGTCTGGCGGATTTCCCAATATACTTCTTCACCGATGAAGCCATCCAGACCCAGCAAGCCACTGACCTCGTCTCCCGCGGCTTTCGGGACGGCGCAGGGGTCTTCCTGCCTACCTATTTCGAAAACGGCGGGCAGTTCAACCTAAGCCTGTCGGTTTATGCCCAATTGATTCCCACCCTGATCTTTGGCAAGCATGTGTGGGTCACCCGCGGTACCGCCGTGCTGCTCACCTTAGTGGCCGCGGCCAGCCTGGGACTGACGTTCAAAGATGCCTTCAAGAGCCGTACCTGGTGGCTGGCCCCACTGCTGCTGGCGGCCGTCCCCGCGTGGTTCCTGCATTCCCGCACGGCTTTCGAGACCACCCTGATGGTCTCCTTTTACGCCGCCTTTCTCGCCTTCTACCTCCGTTACCGGAGCGATCACCCAGAATTCCTCTACCCAGCATTGATCGCCGGTGCGCTGGCTTTCTATAGTTACAGCCCCGGGCAGGTGATCGTAGTGGTCACCGGGTTGATGCTGCTAGCCGCTGATGCCCGCTATCACTGGCAGCATCGCAAAGCCGCGCTCAAGGGGCTGGCTCTGATCATCCTCCTGGCCCTGCCCTACTTGCGGTTCACACTCACCGAGGGCGGCGCACAGTTCCAACACCTGACGCTGTTAAATTCCTACTGGGTCAAGCCATTCTCCTTTTGGGAGAAGATCGGGATGTACTTCGTCCGCTATCTCAAAGGGCTCAACCCCTTCTATTGGTTCTGGCCCAATCCCTCGTTGATTGAAAGAATCTGGCCTGGTGTCACCCTGCCCACCTGGCTTTTCTCAACCCAGTTCGACCTGGCACGGCACACGATGTTTGGCTACGGGCACATCTTCTGGGCGACCTTCCCCTTCTGGCTGGCAGGGCTGATCCGCTGCATCCGCCGCTTCCGGGACCCTGCCCACCGCACCTTGATCCTTGCCACCCTGGCTGCCCCATCCGGGGCGGCACTTGTCGATTGGGGGATCACCCGCGGGCTGGTCTTCATCATCCCGGCCACGCTGATGATCGCTCTTGGCCTGGAAATGGCCGCGACCTGGCTGCGGTCGAAGTGGCTCCGGCTGAGCCGGACGCTGATCTGGCTGGCTGTGTTCGCGGTTCTCACCGGCTTCAGCTTCTGGATGATGACGGACGCTCTGACCAACGGACCCACCTGGACGGATAATTACGGCCTGGACGGGATGCAGTACGGCGCGCGGCAGGTCTTCCCTCGGGCGGCTGAGATCGCCAAATCCGAAGCGGATACCACCGTCTATGTCAGCTCCACCTGGGCCAACGGCTCGGATGTGCTCCTGCGCTACTTTGCAGACGGCATCCCCAACCTGCAGATGGGAAATATCAACGCCTGGGCGCTGGATTACCGCCCTTTGGATGACAGCATACTGTTCGTGATGACCGAAGATGACCTGGACTTCATCTACTCTTGCGGTAAGTTCACGGATATCAACATAGAAGAAACGCTCGCCTATCCGGATGGCAGCCCAGGATTTTATTTCGTCCGCCTGGCATATGTCCCGGAGATCCTCGATATTCTGGCGCAAGAACGCGAGGCGCGACAGGCCCTGATCACCACCGAGATGCTGCTGGACGGCCGGCAGGTCACCGTGGCGCATTCCGCACTGGACACCAACGAGATCGCCCACGCCTTCGATGGTGACCCCACTACCCTGATCCGCACCCTCGAGGCCAACCCGCTGAAGATCGTCCTGAGTTATCCTGAACCGGTCCAGCTCCAATCCGCCACCCTGCTGATCGGCGGTCCGCCCACCCGGGTCACTGTGGCAGCCTACCTTGCGGGGGACCAGGTCGCCAGCCAAACCCAGGAAGTCGGGCAATCACCGGTCACCCGGGAGCTCACCCTGACCTTTGATGAGCAAGTGACCGTGGACGAAATCCAAATCGAGGTGCTCAGCGTTTACGATGGCGAGATTGCCCACGTGCACCTCTGGGAAATCACGCTGAAATAA